From a region of the Mycobacterium sp. SMC-8 genome:
- a CDS encoding sensor domain-containing protein, giving the protein MTGRVSVPLWCAVAILAAGCAQQVTGSPTRAAPGVDEGSRSPVDVDAILLDRPQMQAVTGAGEHLTAIPGTDSKAPVDIDFMIGTVPPQCDWIYAETRVFGPEVEEFHKLTYQNPPRGALISQGAAGYRDAGTAQRAFDSVVAQIDGCAATSPGRALVGAVTTTADSVHTRPGDCGRDYRVKSAVLVEVTFCGFPESVPELVMTNILVDVPG; this is encoded by the coding sequence ATGACGGGCCGTGTATCGGTGCCACTGTGGTGCGCCGTGGCGATCCTGGCCGCTGGATGCGCACAGCAGGTGACCGGGTCGCCGACCCGCGCCGCCCCCGGCGTGGACGAGGGCTCCCGCTCGCCGGTGGACGTGGACGCCATCCTGCTCGATCGCCCTCAGATGCAGGCGGTGACCGGCGCCGGCGAACATCTGACCGCGATTCCGGGAACCGACAGCAAGGCGCCGGTCGACATCGATTTCATGATCGGAACCGTTCCGCCGCAATGTGATTGGATTTACGCCGAGACCCGGGTGTTCGGACCCGAGGTCGAGGAGTTCCACAAACTGACCTACCAGAATCCCCCGCGGGGCGCGCTGATCTCACAGGGCGCGGCCGGCTACCGGGATGCCGGCACCGCGCAACGGGCCTTCGATTCGGTCGTCGCCCAGATCGACGGCTGCGCCGCGACGAGCCCCGGCCGCGCATTGGTCGGCGCGGTGACGACCACCGCCGACTCGGTGCACACCAGACCCGGCGACTGCGGGCGCGACTACCGGGTGAAGTCGGCGGTGCTCGTCGAAGTCACCTTCTGCGGGTTCCCGGAGTCGGTGCCCGAGCTGGTGATGACCAACATCCTGGTCGACGTTCCGGGGTGA
- a CDS encoding MmcQ/YjbR family DNA-binding protein, which produces MPHPLMFGEDDMGLAEVRDIALGFPEAFEKVSWGRPVFCAPKMFTVYGGSVKGAAKGEFTEHPHSVLVKVDDSDRKALEQDRRFFLPAYLGPFGWLGLDLTAAKVDWTEVAELVDASFRMAASKKLVRQLDQRRADGAHGMVRSESP; this is translated from the coding sequence ATGCCTCATCCGTTGATGTTCGGCGAGGACGACATGGGTCTGGCCGAGGTCCGCGACATCGCGCTCGGGTTCCCCGAGGCGTTCGAGAAAGTCTCCTGGGGCCGGCCGGTGTTCTGCGCGCCGAAGATGTTCACCGTCTACGGAGGCAGTGTCAAAGGCGCCGCGAAGGGTGAGTTCACCGAGCATCCGCATTCGGTGCTGGTGAAAGTCGACGACAGTGACCGCAAGGCGCTCGAGCAGGACCGCCGGTTCTTCCTCCCGGCCTACCTCGGTCCGTTCGGTTGGCTGGGGCTGGACCTGACCGCGGCGAAGGTGGACTGGACGGAGGTCGCCGAACTCGTCGACGCATCCTTCCGGATGGCGGCCTCGAAAAAACTCGTCAGGCAGCTCGACCAACGGCGGGCCGACGGGGCCCACGGCATGGTTCGATCGGAGTCACCATGA
- a CDS encoding methionine synthase encodes MSVFATATGIGSWPGTSARDAAEVVVGELHRLPHLVELPGRGVGADMIGRAGALLVDIGLDIVPRGYRIAQGRSSATRRAAGLLDEDMDALEEAWEKAGLRGTGRVVKVQAPGPVTLAAQLELGGGHRAITDRGAVRDLTTSLAEGVAAHRAELARRLESPIVVQFDEPSLPAALAGRLTGVTSLNPVHPVDESLVTALLDECAEAVGGEAAVHCCAAEVPWKVLQRSVISAVSVDLGTLTAADLDGIGEFVESDRTVLLGAVPATAPDPRPAAEQIAASVATVTDRLGFARDVLRSRIGITPACGLAGATVTWARSAIELSQQAVDRLVDDPEGI; translated from the coding sequence GTGAGTGTTTTCGCGACCGCGACCGGTATCGGATCCTGGCCGGGCACGTCGGCCAGGGACGCCGCGGAGGTGGTCGTCGGTGAACTGCACCGCCTTCCGCACCTGGTGGAGCTTCCCGGGCGGGGTGTCGGGGCAGACATGATCGGCCGGGCGGGTGCGCTGCTCGTCGACATCGGCCTCGACATCGTGCCTCGCGGTTACCGCATCGCCCAGGGCCGTAGTTCGGCGACCCGCCGCGCCGCCGGTCTACTCGACGAGGACATGGACGCTCTCGAAGAGGCCTGGGAGAAGGCCGGGCTGCGCGGTACGGGCCGGGTGGTCAAGGTGCAGGCGCCGGGACCGGTGACGCTGGCGGCGCAGCTGGAGCTCGGCGGGGGACACCGCGCGATCACCGACCGAGGCGCCGTCCGGGACCTGACGACGTCGCTGGCCGAGGGGGTGGCCGCGCACCGGGCAGAGCTCGCCCGCCGGCTGGAGAGCCCGATCGTGGTTCAGTTCGACGAACCGTCGCTGCCGGCGGCACTGGCGGGCCGGCTCACCGGGGTCACCAGTCTGAACCCGGTGCATCCCGTGGACGAGTCTTTGGTCACCGCGCTGCTCGACGAGTGCGCAGAGGCGGTCGGCGGTGAAGCCGCGGTGCACTGCTGTGCTGCCGAGGTGCCGTGGAAGGTGTTGCAGCGCAGTGTGATAAGCGCCGTTTCTGTGGACCTTGGCACGCTCACCGCCGCAGATCTGGACGGGATCGGCGAGTTCGTCGAGTCCGACCGCACGGTGCTTCTCGGTGCGGTGCCCGCCACGGCCCCCGACCCCCGACCGGCGGCAGAACAGATCGCCGCGTCGGTGGCCACGGTGACCGACCGACTCGGGTTCGCCCGCGACGTGCTGCGCAGCCGGATCGGGATCACTCCGGCCTGCGGACTCGCCGGTGCGACAGTGACCTGGGCGCGCAGCGCAATCGAATTGTCGCAGCAGGCCGTTGACAGACTGGTCGACGACCCCGAGGGGATCTGA
- a CDS encoding diguanylate cyclase domain-containing protein, with the protein MVLLSGKCSSRHGAGDCLDGEIPRLLALDSFEILDTAAEESFDGLTMLAAHVCEMPMALIGFIDAARQWVKSRHGVDITETAREHSLCAHTIADAALLEIPDTHRDPRFVDHPMVTGAPHVRFYAGVPLVTEDGHAVGTLCVMDRTPRTLSDVQRTHLQTLAGQVMNLLELRSRARLYASEIKRRLAADSALHAQQRMIEAVLEHTDVLVFAKDVDGRFVMANRALEHVTGAGRTLIGGTDHDFFDPQIADDYRRNDLQIMESREWRVFTEEVVHQDGSAHIYRSSKFPLFDDRGEVIGTGGVSTDVTELATARAAHAEAEQRWRALVEQSPAAVVVANVDGSLSYVNGEAVTLLGGQSAEQITSVPGLEFVPERFRSTARRLLDEVTAGGRLERSQRGTLLRMDGTEIAVEFNVTTIDHAGEVSVQLEVRDVSAIAAVHAALKHSASTDPLTGVLNRRAWDTRVAALLADADGAPMTVAVIDLDNFKAFNDTRGHTVGDALLQHFATAASASIRSGDIFARWGGEEFIVALPDTTPEQAEKILHRLRQCVSFGQTCSIGYTAHTPADTLVATVSRADSALYEAKSRGRNQIWRLDRA; encoded by the coding sequence ATGGTGCTGTTGTCGGGGAAGTGCTCGAGTCGACACGGTGCCGGGGACTGTCTCGACGGTGAGATCCCGCGCCTGCTCGCGCTGGACTCCTTCGAGATCCTCGACACCGCCGCTGAAGAGTCGTTCGACGGTCTGACGATGCTTGCTGCGCACGTGTGCGAGATGCCGATGGCGCTCATCGGCTTCATCGACGCCGCCCGCCAGTGGGTGAAATCCCGCCATGGCGTGGACATCACGGAGACCGCCCGGGAGCACTCGCTCTGCGCGCACACCATCGCGGATGCGGCCCTGCTCGAAATTCCGGACACCCACCGGGATCCGAGGTTCGTCGACCACCCGATGGTCACGGGGGCGCCGCACGTGCGGTTCTACGCCGGGGTGCCGCTGGTCACCGAGGACGGACACGCGGTGGGCACCCTCTGTGTCATGGACCGGACACCCCGCACGTTGTCCGACGTTCAGCGCACACACCTGCAAACCTTGGCCGGGCAGGTGATGAACCTGCTGGAGCTGCGCAGCCGGGCCCGCCTGTACGCCTCCGAGATCAAGCGGCGCCTGGCCGCGGACTCCGCGCTGCACGCCCAGCAGCGGATGATCGAAGCGGTGCTGGAACACACCGACGTGCTGGTCTTCGCCAAGGACGTCGACGGCCGATTCGTGATGGCCAATCGCGCACTGGAACACGTCACCGGCGCCGGCCGGACGTTGATCGGCGGGACCGATCACGACTTCTTCGACCCGCAGATCGCCGACGACTACCGCCGCAACGATCTGCAGATCATGGAAAGCCGGGAGTGGCGCGTGTTCACCGAGGAGGTCGTGCACCAGGACGGTTCGGCGCACATCTACCGCTCGTCGAAGTTCCCGTTGTTCGACGACCGTGGCGAGGTGATCGGCACCGGCGGGGTCTCGACCGACGTGACAGAGTTGGCCACCGCGCGCGCCGCGCACGCCGAGGCCGAACAGCGGTGGCGGGCACTGGTCGAGCAGTCACCTGCCGCGGTCGTGGTCGCCAACGTCGACGGCAGCCTGTCCTACGTCAACGGCGAAGCGGTCACGCTGCTGGGCGGGCAGTCCGCCGAGCAGATCACCTCGGTTCCCGGCCTGGAGTTCGTGCCGGAACGCTTTCGCTCGACCGCGCGCAGGCTGTTGGACGAGGTCACCGCCGGCGGACGCCTGGAGCGCTCCCAACGCGGCACGCTGCTGCGGATGGACGGCACCGAGATCGCGGTGGAGTTCAACGTGACGACGATCGATCACGCCGGGGAAGTGAGCGTCCAGCTGGAGGTGCGTGACGTGTCCGCGATCGCCGCGGTGCACGCCGCGCTAAAACACTCCGCGTCCACCGACCCGTTGACCGGTGTGCTGAACCGGCGCGCGTGGGACACCCGGGTGGCTGCACTGCTGGCCGATGCCGACGGTGCACCGATGACGGTGGCCGTCATCGATCTCGACAACTTCAAGGCGTTCAACGACACCCGTGGACACACCGTCGGGGACGCGCTGCTGCAGCACTTCGCGACAGCGGCGAGCGCATCGATCCGCAGCGGCGACATCTTCGCGCGCTGGGGCGGCGAGGAGTTCATCGTCGCACTGCCCGACACCACACCCGAGCAGGCCGAAAAGATCCTGCACCGGTTGCGCCAGTGTGTGTCGTTCGGTCAGACGTGCTCGATCGGCTACACCGCCCACACCCCGGCCGACACCCTGGTCGCCACCGTGTCCCGCGCCGACAGCGCCCTCTATGAGGCGAAAAGCCGTGGCAGGAACCAAATCTGGCGGCTAGACCGCGCCTAG
- the gatA gene encoding Asp-tRNA(Asn)/Glu-tRNA(Gln) amidotransferase subunit GatA: MSLIKLDAATLGEKIAAKEVSSTEVTQAFLDQIADTDERYHAFLHVAAERALDAAATVDKSLAAGERPASPLAGVPLALKDVFTTTDMPTTCGSKILEGWTSPYDATVTAKLRAAGIPILGKTNMDEFAMGSSTENSAYGPTRNPWNVDRVPGGSGGGSAAALAAFQAPLAIGTDTGGSIRQPAALTATVGVKPTYGTVSRYGLVACASSLDQGGPCARTVLDTALLHQVIAGHDPRDSTSVNAEVPDVVAAARAGAHGDLKGVRIGVVKQLRSGEGYQPGVLESFNAAVEQLTALGAQVSEVDCPHFDHSLSAYYLILPSEVSSNLAKFDGMRYGLRAGDDGTRSAEEVMAITRAVGFGPEVKRRIMIGTYALSAGYYDAYNNQAQKVRTLIARDLDEAYQKVDVLVTPTTPSTAFPLGEKVDDPLAMYLFDLCTLPLNLAGHSGMSVPSGLAADDNLPVGLQIMAPALADDRLYRVGAAYETARGPLPTAL; the protein is encoded by the coding sequence ATGAGTCTCATCAAGCTCGATGCGGCAACCCTCGGCGAGAAGATCGCCGCCAAAGAGGTGTCCTCGACCGAGGTGACGCAGGCCTTCCTGGACCAGATCGCCGACACCGATGAGCGCTACCACGCGTTCTTGCACGTCGCCGCGGAGCGGGCGCTGGACGCCGCGGCCACCGTCGACAAGTCTCTCGCCGCCGGTGAAAGGCCCGCCTCGCCGCTGGCCGGTGTCCCGCTGGCGCTCAAAGACGTCTTCACCACGACCGACATGCCCACCACCTGCGGATCGAAGATCCTGGAGGGCTGGACCTCGCCGTACGACGCCACCGTCACCGCGAAGCTGCGGGCCGCCGGCATCCCGATCCTCGGCAAGACGAACATGGACGAGTTCGCGATGGGATCGTCGACCGAGAACTCGGCCTACGGGCCCACCCGCAATCCGTGGAACGTCGACCGGGTGCCCGGCGGGTCGGGCGGCGGCAGCGCCGCCGCGCTGGCCGCCTTCCAGGCCCCGCTGGCCATCGGCACCGACACCGGCGGATCGATCCGTCAGCCCGCCGCGCTGACCGCCACCGTCGGGGTCAAACCGACTTACGGCACCGTGTCCCGCTACGGGCTGGTGGCGTGCGCGTCTTCGCTCGATCAGGGCGGCCCGTGTGCGCGCACGGTCCTGGACACCGCGCTGCTGCACCAGGTGATCGCGGGTCACGATCCGCGCGACTCGACGTCAGTGAACGCCGAGGTGCCCGACGTCGTCGCCGCGGCGCGCGCCGGTGCGCACGGCGACCTCAAGGGGGTGCGCATCGGGGTGGTCAAGCAGTTGCGCAGTGGCGAGGGCTACCAGCCGGGCGTGCTCGAGTCGTTCAACGCCGCCGTCGAGCAGTTGACCGCGCTCGGCGCGCAGGTCAGCGAGGTCGATTGCCCGCACTTCGACCACTCGCTGTCGGCCTACTACCTGATCCTGCCCTCGGAGGTGTCGTCGAACCTCGCGAAGTTCGACGGCATGCGGTACGGGTTGCGGGCCGGCGACGACGGCACCCGCAGCGCCGAAGAGGTCATGGCGATCACCCGTGCAGTCGGGTTCGGGCCAGAGGTCAAGCGCCGCATCATGATCGGCACGTACGCGTTGTCTGCCGGCTATTACGACGCCTATAACAACCAGGCCCAGAAGGTACGCACGTTGATCGCCCGTGACCTCGACGAGGCATATCAGAAGGTCGACGTCTTGGTGACCCCCACTACTCCTTCTACGGCGTTCCCGCTCGGCGAGAAGGTCGACGATCCGCTGGCGATGTACCTGTTCGACCTGTGCACGCTGCCGCTGAACCTGGCCGGCCACTCCGGGATGTCGGTGCCGTCGGGCCTCGCGGCCGACGACAATCTTCCCGTGGGCCTGCAGATCATGGCCCCGGCACTGGCCGACGACCGGCTCTACCGGGTGGGTGCGGCCTACGAAACCGCGAGAGGACCGCTGCCGACCGCGCTCTGA
- a CDS encoding amino acid-binding protein: MPSYLLRVQLADRPGSLGSLAVALGSVGADILSLDVVERGAGYAIDDLVVELPAGAMPDMLITAAENLNGVYVDSIRPHTGLLEAHRELELIDHVAAAHGRRTRLQVLVDEAPRVLRVGWCTVVQLTDTGSERVVGSPGAPETQAAETPWLPLERAVALDGTADWVPQVWRDMDTALAAAPLADPRTAIMLGRPGGPAFRPSEVARLGYLAGIVTTIIG; this comes from the coding sequence GTGCCTTCCTATCTGCTGCGGGTTCAGCTGGCGGACCGGCCGGGCAGCCTGGGTTCCCTGGCCGTCGCGCTCGGCTCGGTGGGCGCCGACATCCTGTCCCTCGACGTGGTGGAGCGCGGCGCCGGTTACGCGATCGACGACCTGGTGGTCGAACTGCCCGCCGGGGCGATGCCCGACATGCTGATCACCGCAGCCGAGAACCTCAACGGCGTCTACGTCGACAGCATCCGCCCGCACACCGGCCTGCTGGAAGCACATCGTGAACTCGAGTTGATCGACCACGTCGCGGCCGCGCACGGCAGACGCACCCGGCTGCAGGTGCTCGTCGACGAGGCGCCACGGGTGTTGCGCGTCGGCTGGTGCACCGTGGTGCAACTGACCGACACCGGCTCCGAGCGTGTGGTCGGCAGCCCGGGCGCACCCGAGACTCAGGCCGCCGAGACACCCTGGCTGCCGCTCGAACGTGCGGTGGCCCTGGACGGCACCGCAGATTGGGTGCCCCAGGTGTGGCGGGACATGGACACCGCGCTGGCCGCTGCACCGCTGGCCGACCCGCGGACCGCGATCATGCTCGGCCGCCCCGGGGGCCCGGCGTTCCGGCCCAGCGAGGTCGCCCGCCTGGGCTACCTGGCCGGGATCGTCACCACCATCATCGGCTGA
- a CDS encoding 4-coumarate--CoA ligase family protein yields MTFPSPFPEVDIPTASVYDYLFADISGPDDPHLDRVALIDARSGRHTTYREMIARIDSFAGALAQRGIGVGDVVGLLAPNSSAFAVAFHGILRAGATATTINALFTAKDIAKQLTDSGAGMLLTVTALLPQAKEGAAAAGLSDEDLVVLDGAGRDGSGEGAGHPNAADLLASGMPAPQVNFAPSSHLAVLPYSSGTTGNPKGVMLTHRNLVANVAQIRPLHGMEPDDVVLAVLPFFHIYGMTVLLNAALHARARLVIMPSFDLGEFLRNIAEHRCTIAFIAPPVAVALAKHPLVDEHDLSSLNVVMSGAAPLDADLGHAVAKRLDCKVVQGYGMSELSPVSHITPFDGGLVDMHDEAPLSSVGWTVPNAASKLVDPETGKEIPIPDEGLSQTGELWFKGPNVMAGYLNNDEATRTTIDDDGWLHTGDLAQIDAKGLVYIVDRLKELIKYKGYQVPPAELEAVLLTHPGIADAAVIGVHDDEGEEVPKAFVVKQPDATLTADEVMEFVAGQVAPYKKVRQVEFIDAIPKSASGKILRKDLRA; encoded by the coding sequence ATGACCTTTCCCAGCCCTTTCCCCGAAGTCGACATCCCGACCGCCAGCGTCTACGACTACCTTTTCGCCGACATCTCCGGACCCGACGACCCTCACCTCGACCGGGTGGCGCTGATCGACGCGAGGTCGGGCAGACACACCACCTACCGCGAGATGATAGCCCGGATCGACTCGTTCGCCGGAGCGCTGGCCCAGCGCGGCATCGGCGTCGGCGATGTGGTCGGGCTGCTCGCCCCCAACAGCTCGGCGTTCGCCGTCGCCTTCCACGGCATCCTGCGTGCCGGTGCCACGGCGACGACGATCAACGCGCTGTTCACCGCCAAGGACATCGCCAAGCAGCTCACCGACTCCGGGGCCGGCATGCTTCTTACGGTGACGGCTCTGCTCCCGCAGGCCAAGGAGGGCGCGGCGGCGGCCGGGCTGTCCGACGAGGATCTGGTGGTGCTCGACGGCGCCGGCCGTGACGGCTCCGGCGAGGGGGCGGGTCATCCCAACGCGGCCGACCTGCTGGCGTCGGGAATGCCTGCGCCGCAGGTGAATTTCGCGCCGTCATCACATCTTGCGGTGCTGCCCTACAGTTCCGGGACGACGGGCAACCCCAAGGGTGTGATGCTGACGCACCGCAACCTGGTCGCCAACGTCGCCCAGATCCGCCCGCTGCACGGCATGGAGCCCGACGACGTCGTGCTGGCCGTGCTGCCGTTCTTCCACATCTACGGGATGACTGTGCTGCTCAACGCCGCGCTGCACGCGCGCGCCAGGCTGGTCATCATGCCGAGTTTCGACCTCGGCGAATTCCTGCGCAACATCGCCGAACACCGCTGCACCATCGCGTTCATCGCACCGCCGGTGGCGGTGGCGCTGGCCAAGCACCCGCTGGTCGACGAGCACGATTTGTCCTCGCTCAACGTCGTGATGTCGGGGGCCGCCCCGCTCGACGCCGATCTCGGCCACGCCGTCGCGAAGCGCCTGGACTGCAAGGTGGTTCAGGGTTACGGCATGAGTGAGCTCAGCCCCGTCAGCCACATCACCCCGTTCGACGGCGGCCTGGTCGACATGCACGACGAGGCGCCGCTGAGTTCGGTGGGCTGGACGGTGCCCAACGCGGCCTCCAAACTCGTCGACCCGGAGACCGGCAAGGAGATCCCGATCCCCGACGAGGGTCTGAGCCAGACCGGCGAGCTGTGGTTCAAAGGCCCCAACGTGATGGCCGGGTACCTCAACAACGACGAGGCCACCCGCACCACCATCGACGACGACGGCTGGCTGCACACCGGTGATCTGGCCCAGATCGACGCCAAGGGACTGGTGTACATCGTCGACCGGCTCAAGGAGCTGATCAAGTACAAGGGCTACCAGGTGCCGCCCGCCGAGCTCGAAGCGGTGCTGCTGACCCATCCCGGCATCGCCGACGCCGCGGTGATCGGCGTGCACGACGACGAAGGCGAGGAGGTGCCGAAGGCGTTCGTGGTCAAGCAGCCCGACGCGACCCTCACCGCAGACGAGGTCATGGAGTTCGTCGCCGGCCAGGTCGCGCCCTATAAGAAAGTCCGTCAGGTCGAGTTCATCGACGCGATCCCGAAATCGGCCTCCGGCAAGATCCTGCGCAAAGACCTGCGCGCCTAG
- the gatC gene encoding Asp-tRNA(Asn)/Glu-tRNA(Gln) amidotransferase subunit GatC has protein sequence MSQISRDEVAHLARLARLALTDSELDSFAGQLDAILAHVSQIQAVDVTGVEATDNPLKDVNVFRPDDPQPSLSQEEALAAAPKAVDGRFAVPRILGEPE, from the coding sequence GTGTCACAGATCTCCCGAGACGAGGTAGCCCACCTGGCGCGCCTCGCCCGACTCGCCCTGACCGACAGCGAACTGGACAGCTTCGCCGGTCAGCTGGACGCCATCCTCGCTCACGTCAGCCAGATCCAGGCCGTCGACGTCACCGGCGTCGAAGCCACCGACAACCCGCTGAAGGACGTGAACGTGTTCCGGCCCGACGACCCGCAGCCGAGCCTGTCCCAGGAAGAGGCGCTGGCAGCCGCGCCGAAAGCCGTTGACGGCCGCTTCGCGGTGCCGCGGATCCTGGGGGAGCCCGAATGA
- the ligA gene encoding NAD-dependent DNA ligase LigA, protein MAEQADDPRDADLRRQWQELADEVRDHQFRYYVRDAPIITDAEFDAMLRRLQALEDDHPELRTPDSPTQLVGGAGFATDFTPAEHLDRMLSLDNVFTPDELAAWAARIKTEIGASAQYLCELKIDGVALALVYRDGRLERAATRGDGRTGEDVTLNARTIDDIPERLSGTDEFPLPAVLEVRGEVFFRVADFEDLNAGLVAEGKPPFANPRNSAAGSLRQKNPAVTARRRLRMICHGLGHIEGSEGFPFTSLHEAYRALKAWGLPVSSNTAQVKGLDAVTERIAYWGEHRHDVEHEIDGVVVKVDDVALQRRLGATSRAPRWAVAYKYPPEEAQTKLLDIRVNVGRTGRVTPFAYMEPVKIAGSTVGLATLHNGSEVKRKGVLIGDTVVIRKAGDVIPEVLGPVVDLRDGSEREFHMPTHCPECGTKLAPAKEGDADIRCPNSRTCPAQLRERVFHVAGRGAFDIEGLGYEAATALLQAGAIGDEGDLFDLTAEDLLRTELFTTKAGELSANGKRLLANLGKAKSQPLWRVLVALSIRHVGPTAARALATEFGSLDAIMAASEEQLAATEGVGPTIAAAVTEWFTVDWHHAIVDKWRTAGVRMADERDASIERTLEGLSIVVTGSLAGFSRDEAKEAIIARGGKAAGSVSKKTAYVVAGDSPGSKYDKAIELGVPVLDEDGFRRLLENGPDAAPDGDTGDG, encoded by the coding sequence CTGGCCGAGCAGGCCGACGACCCGCGCGACGCGGATCTGCGGCGCCAGTGGCAGGAGCTCGCCGACGAGGTGCGCGACCATCAGTTCCGCTATTACGTGCGCGACGCTCCGATCATCACCGACGCCGAGTTCGACGCGATGCTGCGCAGGCTGCAGGCCCTCGAAGACGACCATCCCGAGCTGCGCACCCCCGACTCGCCGACCCAGCTCGTGGGCGGTGCCGGGTTCGCGACGGACTTCACCCCCGCCGAGCATCTGGATCGGATGCTCAGCCTGGACAATGTTTTCACCCCCGACGAGCTCGCCGCGTGGGCCGCCCGCATCAAGACCGAGATCGGGGCGAGCGCGCAGTATCTCTGCGAGCTGAAGATCGACGGGGTGGCGCTGGCCCTGGTCTACCGCGACGGTCGGCTCGAGCGCGCGGCCACCCGCGGTGACGGTCGTACCGGTGAGGACGTCACGCTCAATGCTCGCACGATCGACGATATTCCTGAACGGCTCAGCGGCACAGACGAATTCCCGCTTCCGGCGGTGCTCGAAGTACGCGGCGAGGTGTTCTTCAGGGTGGCCGACTTCGAGGACCTCAACGCCGGGTTGGTCGCCGAGGGTAAACCGCCGTTCGCCAACCCGCGCAACAGCGCGGCCGGCTCACTGCGCCAGAAGAATCCCGCCGTCACCGCACGGCGCCGGTTGCGGATGATCTGCCACGGCCTGGGCCACATCGAGGGTTCTGAGGGATTCCCCTTCACCTCCCTGCACGAGGCGTACCGCGCGCTCAAGGCGTGGGGGCTGCCGGTCTCGTCAAACACCGCCCAGGTGAAGGGCCTGGACGCGGTCACCGAACGGATCGCCTACTGGGGCGAGCACCGCCACGACGTCGAGCACGAGATCGATGGCGTCGTGGTCAAAGTCGACGACGTCGCACTGCAGCGGCGGCTCGGGGCGACCTCGCGCGCACCGCGCTGGGCGGTGGCTTACAAGTACCCGCCGGAAGAGGCGCAGACCAAGCTGCTCGATATCCGGGTCAACGTCGGGCGCACCGGGCGCGTGACCCCCTTCGCCTACATGGAACCGGTCAAGATCGCCGGATCCACCGTCGGGCTGGCCACGCTGCACAACGGTTCTGAGGTCAAACGCAAGGGTGTGCTGATCGGTGACACCGTGGTGATCCGCAAGGCCGGCGACGTGATCCCCGAGGTGCTCGGCCCGGTCGTCGACCTGCGGGACGGCAGCGAACGCGAGTTCCACATGCCGACCCACTGCCCGGAATGCGGCACCAAGCTGGCCCCGGCCAAGGAGGGCGACGCCGACATTCGCTGCCCGAACTCGCGGACCTGCCCGGCACAGTTGCGGGAGCGGGTCTTTCACGTCGCCGGCCGTGGCGCCTTCGACATCGAAGGGCTCGGCTACGAAGCGGCGACGGCGCTGCTGCAGGCAGGCGCGATCGGCGACGAGGGCGACCTGTTCGATCTCACCGCCGAAGATCTGTTGCGCACCGAGCTGTTCACCACCAAAGCCGGTGAGCTCTCGGCCAACGGCAAGCGGCTGTTGGCCAATCTGGGTAAGGCGAAATCCCAACCGCTGTGGCGGGTGCTCGTCGCCCTGTCGATTCGCCACGTCGGGCCGACCGCGGCGCGGGCGCTGGCCACCGAGTTCGGCAGCCTCGACGCGATCATGGCCGCCTCCGAGGAACAGCTGGCCGCCACCGAAGGGGTGGGGCCGACGATCGCGGCGGCGGTCACCGAATGGTTCACCGTCGACTGGCACCACGCCATCGTCGACAAGTGGCGCACGGCCGGGGTCCGCATGGCCGACGAGCGCGACGCCAGCATCGAACGCACCCTCGAGGGCCTCTCGATCGTGGTCACGGGCTCGCTTGCCGGCTTCAGCCGCGACGAGGCCAAGGAGGCGATCATCGCCCGCGGCGGCAAAGCGGCCGGATCGGTATCGAAGAAGACCGCGTACGTCGTGGCCGGTGATTCGCCGGGGTCCAAGTACGACAAGGCCATTGAACTGGGTGTGCCGGTGCTCGACGAGGACGGCTTCCGCCGGCTGCTGGAGAACGGACCCGACGCCGCGCCGGACGGCGACACCGGCGACGGTTGA